The genomic region TAAAGTTTCTGCTGACACAGTGAGACGTTATCACGCCACCccacagagacacagcagcgcttctttctgtgtttcttcctctgttCAGAAACAGAATTATCTCTTCACAATTTGAGttaaagtgcttcataaatGTTAGTCTCTTCAAAATGCTGACTCTATCAATTAGTAATTTAAAAATGGAGGTCAATTCTGCTCCATCACATACTGTAGCGTTGATGAAACCCCTCCATAGTCGGTGTCTGTTTTTGAAATTGTAGTAAGAGGAAGAAGTTAGCTGCTTTTCAGGGAGTTATGGAGGATTATTTATTCTAGTGTGTTATTAGCTGTTCCCGTTTTTCTATTTAAGTGGGACTTACACATAGTTATATTTTTCCACCCACTGACTCAGAACAAGAATGGCATTTAACCCATGAAAGTGCCcaaatgctgctttattatcATTTCGTAATCAATAATTTTGGTTTATCCCACAGCTAAATGGAATAAATACACCAGAGATTCATCACTTCTGTTGCTTGAGCCTCaccttttaaagaaaaaaaactccatGTACAAACTTGATTGAATCTGGCTTTCCAATGATCATTattgattctcctcctctttctcctctggtCTCTCACAGAAAACATTCCTGAGAAATGGACCCCAGAGGTCAAACACTTCTGTCCCAACGTTCCCATCATCCTGGTAGGAAACAAGAAAGACCTGCGTAATGACGAGCACACACGCAGAGAGCTAGCCAAGATGAAGCAGGTAactttgttttccttcatttcAAAGGTTCacagtgttgtttgttttaacattgtGGGAAGTGCATGTATGAGGGCTGTAGAATGGTAGCAAGTATTGGTTTAGACCAAGCGGCAattcggtctaaaaatatgacgccaatgctgaagtgttataaactgcagtacatagAGGAtctgcttgaagctggctgcagaaacaccagaaaccacatacacacccattcaaagaagctgatctttacagcagaaataaacatgtttacagtctggttcaaaagacgagtgtagtctggatagctcacttcttgatcagcacacactgtatggggtgaatttattcataatgcagcaatttagaagatacttagattacaagtcttccattatgagaggcacagctgacttgattgacaggcgggaacactgtagctgttggcgaggaggctcaaagcccgcctctttacgtcatatTCGTTCAACAGCAGTCgcagccagaggttgctgcttggttttaacTGGTTAGCTAGCTCATAAACCCGTATCTTAAAGACTTCTGAAGATTCACAGGTTGACTGATTGTGTTTCGTCTCTCAATCGAACAGGAGCCAGTGAAGTCAGAGGAGGGCCGGGACATGGCTGGACGCATCGCAGCATTCGGTTACATGGAGTGCTCCGCCAAGACCAAGGACGGCGTGCGGGAGGTGTTTGAGATGGCCACCAGGGCGGCACTGCAGGCCCGCCGCGGCAAGAAGAGCAATAAATGTGTACTGCTGTAGAGCGGCCACCACATACGGACTGTTTTCACCCTGGGATACTTTCcctgggggtgggggggggcttGGGAGGGACTAAGAAAACTAGacgggagagggagggagggggggaagaaaaaaagtgcAGTACATGACTACCGCTGTAAAATGGCTGTTTGTTGGACTGAATTTACCCAGGGACCTGGATTTGGGGAAGCTTTGATGGAGCTGGATGGACAGGTGGAGAAGTTGAGGAGGGGGCACAGCACATGACCACCGCTACAAACCGTTGGACTTATTACCTGTGGTTCTCCATCAGGGGGGAGAGGTTACACCAGCCACCGGCCAAACGCTGGGACATGTAGTCTTTTCAACAAACCACTTACACTGATCATTATGAGATCCTGGTCTGGTCTAAACATCTAGCTGACATATAAACTTGATTGTAGGTGACTTCTGGGATTTTCCTGCGACTTGAGTGTGAACAACAAACAAAGGTTTAGTTTCTGGATGAATCGGCACATGGAGAGAGACAGCACAGTAAATGAGTACCACTGTAAACAGCCACCAGTGTGCTATTCATCCCCAGGTGATCTCCCCTGGATCTAGGGCTAAATGTTGACAGTTAGGATCTGAAGGATGATGTGCAGTGGTGTGCGTGTGACTACGATGAGATGAGATTCATCAAACCAGGGCAGTTTACAAAGTTT from Notolabrus celidotus isolate fNotCel1 chromosome 11, fNotCel1.pri, whole genome shotgun sequence harbors:
- the rhoab gene encoding rho-related GTP-binding protein RhoA-B; translated protein: MAAIRKKLVIVGDGACGKTCLLIVFSKDQFPEVYVPTVFENYVADIEVDGKQVELALWDTAGQEDYDRLRPLSYPDTDVILMCFSIDSPDSLENIPEKWTPEVKHFCPNVPIILVGNKKDLRNDEHTRRELAKMKQEPVKSEEGRDMAGRIAAFGYMECSAKTKDGVREVFEMATRAALQARRGKKSNKCVLL